From the genome of Danio rerio strain Tuebingen ecotype United States chromosome 2, GRCz12tu, whole genome shotgun sequence, one region includes:
- the rab3aa gene encoding RAB3A, member RAS oncogene family, a, with the protein MASANDARYGQKDSAEQNFDYMFKVLIIGNSSVGKTSFLFRYADDSFTPAFVSTVGIDFKVKTIYRNDKRIKLQIWDTAGQERYRTITTAYYRGAMGFILMYDITNEDSFNAVQDWSTQIKTYSWDNAQVLLVGNKCDMEDERVVAGQRGRQLSEQLGFEFFEASAKDNINVKQTFERLVDVICERMSENLESADPSMTGNKLGPELSEQPQRSHKDCAC; encoded by the exons ATGGCTTCAGCGAATGATGCTCGGTATGGACAAAAAGACTCTGCAGAACAGAACTTTGACTACATGTTTAAGGTCCTGATCATTGGTAACAGCAGTGTTGGCAAAACTAGTTTCCTGTTCCGTTATGCTGATGACTCCTTCACACCTGCTTTTGTCAGCACTGTCGGCATAGACTTCAAAGTCAAGACCATCTATAGGAACGACAAGAGGATAAAGCTCCAAATATGG GACACTGCTGGGCAGGAGAGGTACAGGACCATCACCACAGCTTACTATCGCGGAGCAATGGGCTTCATTCTTATGTATGACATCACCAACGAGGATTCTTTTAATGCCGTTCAGGACTG GTCCACACAGATTAAGACGTATTCATGGGACAACGCTCAAGTGCTGCTGGTGGGAAATAAGTGTGATATGGAAGATGAGAGAGTTGTTGCTGGACAGAGAGGCAGACAATTGTCTGAACAGCTAG GCTTTGAGTTTTTTGAAGCCAGTGCCAAGGACAATATAAACGTCAAGCAGACATTTGAGCGTCTGGTGGATGTAATCTGTGAGAGAATGTCAGAGAACCTGGAGTCAGCAGATCCATCCATGACTGGAAACAAGCTGGGTCCCGAGCTCTCAGAGCAACCGCAGCGCTCACACAAGGACTGCGCTTGCTAA